One genomic region from Amycolatopsis sp. FBCC-B4732 encodes:
- a CDS encoding carbohydrate-binding protein produces the protein MSSYATLAATAALIAATATPAVAATQRVEAEAATCSGTVDSNWAGYSGSGFCNGDNAIGAYVQFSTAGAESAIIRYANGTTTARAADLLVDGVKTQSLSFPATGSWSTWASQTISLPAGSSTVRLSPTTAGGLPNIDYAEFTTGGTQAGTTLYVAPNGKDSAAGTLADPLTLPAAIGKIGAGGTISLRGGTYNYSQTVTIPPANSGTSSSRKTLSAYAGETPVLNFSAMAEDPANRGLALNGSYWRVAGIVVERAGDNGIFVGGSNNVVERVVTRFNRDSGLQISRIASDTPQAQWPSNNLVVSSESHDNADSDGEDADGFASKLTSGTGNVFRYDVSHHNIDDGWDLYTKTDTGPIGPVTIEDSLAYSNGTLSDGTVNKNGDRNGFKLGGDKIAVNHVVRRDIAYRNGHHGFTYNSNPGTMTVSDNVGIDNAERNFSFDTGTSVFRTNTSCRFAVDGSNDKTAGNADSSNQFWSGTNGSRCSSYSGTLRWSFASDGRLVVTFG, from the coding sequence ATGAGTTCATACGCAACACTCGCGGCCACCGCGGCCCTCATCGCCGCGACTGCCACACCCGCAGTCGCCGCCACCCAGCGCGTCGAAGCCGAAGCCGCCACCTGCAGCGGCACCGTCGACAGCAACTGGGCCGGCTACTCCGGCTCCGGCTTCTGCAACGGGGACAACGCCATCGGCGCCTACGTCCAGTTCTCCACCGCCGGCGCCGAGAGCGCGATCATCCGGTACGCCAACGGCACCACGACCGCCCGGGCCGCGGACCTCCTCGTCGACGGCGTCAAGACGCAATCACTCTCCTTCCCCGCCACCGGGTCTTGGTCGACCTGGGCGTCGCAGACCATCTCGCTCCCGGCAGGCAGCAGCACGGTCCGCCTCAGTCCGACCACCGCCGGGGGCCTTCCCAACATCGACTACGCCGAATTCACCACCGGCGGCACCCAAGCGGGCACCACCCTCTACGTCGCCCCCAACGGCAAGGACTCCGCTGCCGGGACGCTCGCCGATCCCCTGACCCTCCCGGCCGCCATCGGCAAGATCGGGGCCGGCGGGACGATCTCCCTCAGGGGCGGGACCTACAACTACTCGCAGACCGTCACCATCCCGCCGGCCAACAGCGGAACATCCAGCTCCCGCAAGACCCTCTCCGCCTACGCCGGCGAGACCCCCGTGCTCAACTTCTCCGCCATGGCCGAAGACCCCGCCAACCGCGGACTCGCGCTGAACGGCTCCTACTGGCGCGTCGCGGGCATCGTCGTCGAACGGGCCGGGGACAACGGGATCTTCGTCGGGGGCAGCAACAACGTCGTCGAGCGCGTGGTGACCCGCTTCAACCGCGACTCCGGTCTGCAGATCTCGCGGATCGCGTCGGACACCCCCCAGGCACAATGGCCGTCGAACAACCTCGTCGTCAGCTCCGAATCGCACGACAACGCCGACTCCGACGGGGAGGACGCCGACGGGTTCGCCTCGAAGCTCACCTCCGGTACCGGCAACGTCTTCCGCTACGACGTCTCGCACCACAACATCGACGACGGGTGGGACCTCTACACCAAGACCGACACCGGGCCGATCGGGCCGGTCACCATCGAGGACTCGCTCGCCTACTCGAACGGCACCCTCAGCGACGGCACCGTCAACAAGAACGGCGACCGCAACGGCTTCAAGCTCGGCGGGGACAAGATCGCCGTCAACCACGTCGTGCGGCGGGACATCGCCTACCGGAACGGGCACCACGGGTTCACCTACAACAGCAACCCCGGCACGATGACCGTCTCGGACAACGTCGGGATCGACAACGCCGAGCGCAACTTCTCCTTCGACACCGGCACCTCCGTCTTCCGCACGAACACCTCGTGCCGGTTCGCCGTCGACGGGTCGAACGACAAGACCGCCGGGAACGCCGACAGCTCGAACCAGTTCTGGAGCGGGACGAACGGGTCGCGGTGCTCGTCGTACAGCGGCACCCTGCGGTGGTCCTTCGCCTCGGACGGGCGCCTGGTCGTGACCTTCGGCTAG
- a CDS encoding DUF6185 family protein: MLATELLIRVRQPARLLRALGVAWRHLCAWWRRWLLTTLFVLAAGSAAVGGALWFSLPHGPTAAQPPRCDDGTFRQATVTARVKLEVDGLAYPRMTSDLEISVPRNAPAAEFLLSRPDGASGQAAFSCLLGYSRDESEVREAPPTVVTNNGALVVTQHTYVDLVSTSEAWADFTQIKINTTGDLPWALTMYSPEGLRYAKWDVTLTAPARWLSTPQPVQSAELGGEQLHWPPFTPAASRDGNLSAFPDYTVVSTELRPDTRSAFSAAATDRDHKPFVWGAYWLSALIFALFVRWVLRAPRGRVRFEPSAGRRSRRAARILPYVVVFAGTQAVTDAVLPGNSPYWPKIAWIAATVLLGFAGWSAMRWWMPRIPILLLLAVGSAASFAARPVPSGSKTFWQVPGTVALAFLITLLLVAGMGKALLVLVKGQMATPRWLWWVSSTLSAALVLEELVLQYVNNLRQQWLGAPPLSRDVARLFRYYPLDLLDEVAWPALLVGAVAVWRRYADYWFERDRQSPMPVAIALFVLGPMWWDVHIWGVWWWAWLVGTIPLALLWLLVPKLWKPVLEHHSVTRALLEPAPLRQRAAQWLTDGKPRGPEPTPVHVLIASGPGGSPLDTMRSATRFAVLPSLIAGAGLLTTEWVIYPHLSINQQDSLVLTMVDAVAWEAVKWLLAAAALGLSWQHLPGNRGPAKVLPIVLTYATAPIGQLLLDRASGGLRDWVPLADAALFTLVMLFVALRLDFAAQADLPLRSATRGRVGRVLATFGLSDVRSHIVEVITLVAALLAIWTALTGGEVSFPSIDPAQFSRK; the protein is encoded by the coding sequence ATGCTCGCCACCGAGCTGCTCATCCGCGTACGGCAACCCGCTCGCCTGCTACGAGCGCTGGGTGTCGCGTGGCGGCACCTCTGCGCGTGGTGGCGTCGTTGGCTCCTCACCACTCTGTTCGTACTGGCCGCGGGCTCCGCTGCGGTGGGCGGTGCGCTCTGGTTTTCGCTGCCGCACGGTCCGACAGCGGCACAACCGCCGCGATGTGATGATGGCACCTTTCGGCAGGCGACCGTCACAGCGCGAGTCAAGCTCGAGGTCGACGGGCTGGCTTATCCCCGCATGACCAGCGACCTGGAGATCAGCGTCCCCCGCAACGCGCCGGCCGCCGAATTCTTGCTGTCCCGCCCGGATGGTGCTTCCGGTCAGGCCGCCTTCTCCTGTCTTCTTGGCTACAGTCGCGATGAGTCGGAGGTGCGCGAAGCACCGCCGACAGTCGTGACGAACAACGGAGCCCTCGTCGTCACCCAACACACCTACGTCGACCTGGTCAGCACGAGTGAAGCATGGGCCGACTTCACGCAAATCAAGATCAACACCACCGGCGACCTCCCGTGGGCATTGACCATGTATTCGCCGGAGGGTCTGCGGTACGCCAAGTGGGACGTCACCCTGACCGCACCCGCCAGGTGGCTTTCGACCCCGCAACCGGTGCAATCGGCCGAACTGGGCGGCGAACAGCTGCACTGGCCCCCGTTCACCCCCGCGGCCTCACGCGACGGGAACCTGAGCGCGTTCCCGGACTACACGGTCGTGTCCACCGAGCTCCGTCCGGACACCCGGAGCGCGTTCTCCGCGGCGGCGACCGACCGCGACCACAAACCGTTCGTGTGGGGCGCTTACTGGCTCTCGGCGCTCATCTTCGCGCTCTTCGTCCGCTGGGTTCTGCGAGCACCGCGAGGGCGAGTCAGGTTCGAGCCCTCAGCCGGTCGCCGCTCCCGCCGAGCGGCACGCATCCTGCCCTACGTCGTCGTTTTCGCCGGAACCCAAGCCGTCACCGATGCGGTACTGCCCGGCAATTCGCCTTACTGGCCGAAAATCGCCTGGATCGCGGCAACGGTGCTGCTCGGTTTCGCCGGCTGGTCGGCGATGCGGTGGTGGATGCCTCGCATCCCCATCTTGCTGCTGCTCGCGGTCGGCTCCGCTGCTTCGTTCGCCGCTCGTCCGGTTCCATCGGGTTCGAAGACGTTCTGGCAGGTGCCCGGCACCGTCGCGCTGGCGTTCCTCATCACCTTGCTTCTCGTTGCCGGCATGGGAAAAGCGCTCCTCGTCCTGGTGAAAGGGCAGATGGCCACGCCACGATGGCTGTGGTGGGTGAGTTCGACGCTTTCCGCTGCCCTCGTGCTCGAAGAGCTGGTTCTGCAGTACGTCAACAACCTTCGCCAGCAGTGGCTCGGTGCTCCACCGCTGAGCAGAGACGTCGCCAGGCTCTTCCGGTACTACCCGTTGGACCTGCTGGACGAAGTGGCGTGGCCGGCGCTCCTGGTCGGAGCCGTCGCGGTGTGGCGGCGCTACGCCGATTACTGGTTCGAGCGGGACCGGCAGTCGCCGATGCCGGTCGCGATCGCGTTGTTCGTCCTCGGCCCGATGTGGTGGGACGTCCACATCTGGGGCGTCTGGTGGTGGGCTTGGCTCGTCGGAACGATCCCGCTCGCCCTGCTCTGGCTGCTGGTGCCGAAGCTGTGGAAGCCGGTGCTCGAGCACCATTCCGTCACCCGCGCGCTGCTCGAACCAGCTCCTCTCCGGCAAAGAGCCGCGCAGTGGCTCACCGACGGGAAACCACGCGGACCCGAGCCCACTCCGGTGCACGTCCTCATCGCGAGTGGCCCCGGTGGATCCCCGCTGGACACCATGCGCTCGGCGACCAGGTTCGCCGTGTTGCCGTCGCTCATCGCCGGAGCGGGCCTGCTGACCACCGAGTGGGTGATATACCCGCACCTGTCGATCAACCAACAGGACTCGCTGGTGCTGACCATGGTCGACGCGGTCGCGTGGGAGGCCGTCAAGTGGTTGCTCGCCGCGGCCGCGCTGGGTCTTTCCTGGCAGCACCTACCCGGAAACCGGGGTCCGGCCAAAGTCCTGCCGATCGTGCTGACCTACGCCACCGCCCCGATCGGGCAACTCCTCCTCGACCGCGCCTCCGGCGGCCTACGAGATTGGGTACCACTCGCGGACGCTGCGCTCTTCACGCTCGTCATGCTGTTCGTGGCACTGCGTCTTGACTTCGCCGCTCAGGCAGACCTCCCACTTCGATCAGCCACTCGGGGCCGTGTCGGGCGGGTGCTCGCCACCTTCGGTCTGTCCGACGTACGCAGCCACATCGTCGAAGTGATCACACTGGTCGCGGCCCTGCTGGCGATATGGACCGCGCTCACCGGCGGCGAGGTTTCGTTCCCGAGCATCGATCCCGCACAATTCTCCCGCAAGTGA
- a CDS encoding epoxide hydrolase family protein, which yields MAEPFQVALDEGDVADLRERLRRTRWPEAETVEDWSQGVPLAYVKELCRDWGEEYDFGFARRLNAFPQFRASVDGVGVHFLHVESEQPGALPLVLTHGWPGSVLEFLDVIGPLTDPAQYGGDPADAFHVVVPSLPGFGWSDKPALKIPRVAELLDELMVSLGYDRYGAQGGDWGASITNALAQVAPERVAGVHVNFAPVPLDQGDLTASEKRALADLQEFRRSGSGYSAEQGTRPQTLGYGLTDSPAGQAAWIVEKFWAWTDNKGHPEDAVDRQKILDDISAYWFTATATSSARMYWENKDRDPSTVDVPAGVSVFPKEIVRPSRRQAEQRYTDLRWFEELPVGGHFAALEQPQLFVEQVRGFFRLVREA from the coding sequence ATGGCTGAGCCGTTCCAGGTAGCCCTCGATGAAGGCGATGTCGCCGACTTGCGGGAGCGGTTGCGGCGGACCCGGTGGCCGGAGGCCGAAACCGTGGAGGACTGGTCGCAGGGGGTGCCGCTCGCCTACGTCAAGGAGCTCTGCCGGGACTGGGGCGAGGAGTACGACTTCGGGTTCGCCCGGCGGCTGAACGCCTTCCCGCAGTTCCGGGCCAGCGTCGACGGGGTCGGGGTGCACTTCCTGCACGTCGAGTCCGAACAACCGGGGGCGCTGCCGCTCGTGCTCACCCACGGGTGGCCCGGATCCGTTCTCGAGTTCCTCGACGTCATCGGGCCGCTCACCGACCCGGCGCAGTACGGGGGCGACCCGGCCGACGCCTTCCACGTCGTCGTGCCCTCGCTGCCCGGCTTCGGGTGGAGTGACAAGCCGGCGCTGAAGATCCCGCGGGTCGCCGAATTGTTGGACGAGCTGATGGTGTCGCTCGGCTACGACCGCTACGGCGCTCAGGGCGGCGACTGGGGCGCGTCCATCACCAACGCCCTCGCCCAGGTCGCGCCGGAGCGGGTCGCCGGGGTGCACGTCAACTTCGCGCCCGTGCCGCTTGACCAGGGGGACCTCACCGCGTCCGAGAAGCGGGCGCTCGCCGACCTCCAGGAGTTCCGGCGGAGCGGGAGCGGCTACTCCGCCGAGCAGGGGACGCGGCCGCAGACGCTCGGGTACGGGCTCACCGACTCGCCCGCCGGGCAGGCCGCCTGGATCGTCGAGAAGTTCTGGGCCTGGACCGACAACAAGGGGCACCCCGAGGACGCCGTCGACCGGCAGAAGATCCTCGACGACATCTCCGCCTACTGGTTCACCGCGACGGCGACGTCGTCGGCGCGGATGTACTGGGAGAACAAGGACCGCGATCCGTCCACGGTGGACGTGCCGGCCGGGGTTTCGGTGTTCCCCAAGGAGATCGTGCGGCCGTCGCGGCGGCAGGCGGAGCAGCGCTACACCGACCTGCGCTGGTTCGAGGAGCTGCCCGTCGGCGGCCACTTCGCCGCGCTCGAACAGCCGCAGCTGTTCGTCGAGCAGGTCCGCGGGTTCTTCCGGCTGGTGCGCGAAGCGTGA
- a CDS encoding cation diffusion facilitator family transporter: MGQGHGHGHAIAPASASGRYVRSLTIALAIGAGFMVLEFVVGFATGSLALISDAAHMFTDVLGVGMALAAIILARRSGPTVSRTFGLYRAEVLAALGNAILLFGVAGYVLVEAFGRISDPPAVPGLPVLLAAAAGLVANIVSFSVLRSGAKESLNVRGAYLEVVADLIGSVGVLISGALTLLTGWRYADPIIGVAIGLFVLPRTWVLARRALRILFQHAPQGVDVGAINAELSALPGVADVHDLHIWTLTSGMEVASAHLTLAPPARQSDVLTEAQNLLASRYAIEHATLQVEAPQCARRCQELSW, from the coding sequence ATGGGTCAGGGACACGGCCACGGGCACGCGATCGCGCCGGCGAGCGCGTCGGGCCGCTACGTGCGGAGCCTGACCATCGCCCTGGCCATCGGCGCCGGCTTCATGGTGCTCGAGTTCGTGGTCGGCTTCGCGACCGGCTCGCTGGCCCTGATCTCGGACGCCGCGCACATGTTCACCGACGTCCTGGGCGTCGGCATGGCCCTGGCCGCGATCATCCTGGCGCGCCGCAGCGGCCCCACGGTCAGCCGCACGTTCGGGCTCTACCGCGCGGAGGTGCTGGCGGCCCTCGGCAACGCGATCCTGCTGTTCGGCGTCGCGGGCTACGTCCTGGTCGAGGCGTTCGGCCGGATCAGCGACCCCCCGGCGGTCCCCGGCCTGCCTGTGTTGCTCGCCGCGGCGGCCGGCCTGGTGGCCAACATCGTGTCGTTCTCGGTGCTGCGCTCGGGGGCGAAGGAGAGCCTCAACGTCCGCGGCGCGTACCTCGAAGTCGTCGCCGACCTGATCGGCTCGGTCGGCGTCCTGATCAGCGGCGCGTTGACCCTGCTGACGGGCTGGCGGTACGCCGACCCGATCATCGGTGTGGCGATCGGGCTGTTCGTGCTGCCTCGGACGTGGGTGCTGGCCCGCCGGGCGCTGCGCATTCTTTTCCAGCACGCGCCGCAGGGTGTGGACGTCGGGGCGATCAATGCGGAGCTGTCCGCGTTGCCTGGGGTGGCGGACGTGCACGACCTGCACATTTGGACGTTGACCTCGGGGATGGAGGTGGCTTCGGCGCACCTGACGCTGGCGCCGCCTGCGCGGCAATCGGACGTGCTCACTGAGGCGCAGAACCTGCTGGCTTCGCGGTACGCGATCGAGCACGCGACTTTGCAGGTGGAGGCGCCGCAGTGTGCGCGGCGCTGCCAGGAGCTTTCCTGGTAG
- the fxsT gene encoding FxSxx-COOH system tetratricopeptide repeat protein gives MVGESAEQHARPPARRVFLSHTSELGELPKPRSFVAAAKEAVTAAGDAVIDMSTFTARDATPEQLDKTKLADADIYVLIAGFRYGTPVWDRPEVSYCEQEFQIATDTGLSRLVFVLADDTEGPQELFRDLQYGARQEAFRKRLHDSGLTVTKVSSPGQLETKLLQALNELDRPQQPSMPAGRISNIPARTVIFTGRDELLIGLRTALCAGQPAVVQAMNGMGGVGKTTTAIEYAHRHAEDYDVAWWVPSEDSDLVIGHLADLAQALDLSTGQDSPAVAVARLRGALQSRSRWLVVFDNAEDPAALRPLLPAGGGHVIITSRNPDWDDIGASLSVREFARPESVELLRARCDRLSEADADRIADALGDLPLAVNQAARLLATTGLTAEGYCELLDERIHELMARHEKGSSYPVSLTAAWTVSFDQLARDNPAALNTLTMVAWLAPEPVPLTLLTHQRGDAGATARDPLAFADVTTVLRSRGMAEVTTTTIQLHRLPAALLRASTRDDVVTEDDRDSTWPVTAVRLLLAGLPDNPWANPPSWPRWRELLPHLLFVCAPQRAWRRVTSDVAYLLDRTASYLQTRGDPRAAVPLFQRGYVLSRDLLGEDHPNTFTSAGNLALDLRELGEYQRARELDEDTLARSQRVLGVDHPSTLTSAGNLALDLSQLGEYQRARELNEDTLARSQRVLGVDHPSTLISACNLAADLRELGEYQRACELDEDTLARSQRVLGVDHPSTLISAGNLAISLRELGEYQRACELDEDTLARFKRVLGEDHPHTLTAAGNLAADLRKLGEYQRACELDEDTRPPPTCSGRGSSQHPHLRGQPRHQPQAVG, from the coding sequence GTGGTGGGGGAGTCTGCCGAGCAGCACGCGCGACCACCTGCGCGGCGGGTGTTTCTCAGCCACACCAGCGAACTGGGTGAACTGCCGAAGCCGCGATCGTTCGTCGCAGCCGCGAAGGAGGCTGTGACCGCGGCCGGTGACGCGGTGATTGACATGTCCACCTTCACTGCCCGGGACGCGACACCCGAACAGCTTGACAAGACAAAGCTCGCCGACGCCGACATCTACGTGTTGATCGCCGGCTTCCGCTACGGCACGCCGGTCTGGGACCGTCCGGAAGTCTCTTACTGCGAGCAGGAATTCCAGATCGCCACTGACACCGGCTTATCCCGGCTGGTGTTCGTGCTGGCCGACGATACAGAGGGACCTCAAGAGTTGTTCCGGGATCTGCAGTACGGGGCCCGGCAGGAGGCGTTCCGGAAACGGCTTCACGACAGTGGCCTCACCGTCACCAAGGTGTCCTCACCGGGGCAGCTGGAAACAAAACTGCTGCAAGCACTCAATGAGCTCGACCGCCCGCAGCAGCCATCGATGCCTGCGGGCCGGATCTCGAACATCCCGGCCCGAACTGTCATCTTCACCGGCCGCGACGAGCTGCTCATTGGGCTGCGCACGGCGTTGTGCGCGGGGCAGCCTGCGGTGGTGCAGGCGATGAACGGGATGGGCGGGGTCGGCAAGACGACCACCGCGATCGAATACGCCCACCGCCACGCCGAGGACTATGACGTGGCCTGGTGGGTGCCGTCGGAAGACTCGGATCTCGTCATTGGGCACCTCGCTGACCTGGCCCAGGCCCTGGACCTGTCGACCGGGCAGGACTCACCCGCGGTTGCAGTGGCCCGGCTGCGCGGGGCATTACAGTCCCGCAGTCGGTGGCTGGTGGTGTTCGATAACGCTGAAGACCCCGCCGCCCTGCGACCGTTGCTGCCTGCCGGGGGCGGGCACGTGATCATCACTTCCCGCAACCCCGACTGGGACGACATCGGTGCTTCGCTGTCGGTGCGGGAATTTGCCCGTCCCGAGTCGGTCGAGCTGTTGCGAGCTCGCTGTGACCGGCTCTCCGAGGCCGACGCCGACCGCATCGCCGACGCCCTGGGTGACCTTCCTCTGGCCGTGAACCAGGCGGCACGCCTGCTGGCGACAACTGGTCTGACCGCCGAGGGCTACTGCGAGCTGCTCGACGAGCGCATCCACGAACTGATGGCCCGCCATGAGAAAGGCAGCAGCTACCCCGTCTCGTTGACCGCGGCGTGGACGGTGTCGTTCGACCAGCTCGCCCGCGACAACCCCGCCGCGCTGAACACCCTGACCATGGTGGCGTGGCTAGCCCCCGAACCGGTACCCCTCACCCTGCTCACCCACCAGCGCGGCGACGCCGGGGCCACCGCGCGGGATCCGCTGGCCTTCGCCGACGTCACTACCGTCCTGCGCAGCCGCGGCATGGCCGAGGTCACCACCACGACCATCCAGCTCCACCGGCTCCCCGCCGCACTCCTGCGGGCAAGCACCCGCGACGATGTCGTCACCGAGGACGATCGAGACTCGACCTGGCCGGTCACCGCAGTCCGCCTGTTACTTGCGGGTCTGCCCGACAATCCCTGGGCAAACCCGCCGAGCTGGCCGCGCTGGCGAGAGCTTCTACCGCATTTGCTGTTCGTGTGTGCCCCCCAGCGCGCATGGCGACGGGTGACAAGCGATGTCGCCTACCTGCTCGACCGCACCGCGTCCTATCTCCAGACCCGTGGGGACCCCCGTGCGGCAGTGCCACTGTTTCAGCGGGGTTACGTACTTAGCAGGGATCTCCTCGGCGAGGACCACCCCAACACCTTCACCTCCGCGGGCAACCTCGCCCTCGACCTCAGGGAGCTGGGTGAGTATCAGCGGGCTCGTGAGTTGGACGAGGACACGCTCGCCCGAAGCCAACGTGTTCTGGGCGTGGATCATCCCAGCACCCTGACCTCTGCGGGCAACCTCGCCCTCGACCTCAGCCAGCTGGGTGAGTATCAGCGGGCTCGTGAGTTGAATGAGGACACGCTCGCCCGAAGCCAACGTGTTCTGGGCGTGGATCATCCCAGCACTCTTATCTCCGCCTGCAACCTTGCCGCCGACCTCAGGGAGCTGGGTGAGTATCAGCGGGCTTGTGAGTTGGACGAGGACACGCTCGCGCGAAGCCAACGTGTTCTGGGCGTGGATCATCCCAGCACCCTCATCTCCGCGGGCAACCTCGCCATCAGCCTCAGGGAGCTGGGTGAGTATCAGCGGGCTTGTGAGTTGGACGAGGACACGCTCGCCCGCTTCAAACGTGTTCTGGGTGAGGATCACCCGCACACTCTCACCGCCGCCGGCAACCTTGCCGCCGACCTCAGGAAACTGGGTGAGTATCAGCGGGCTTGTGAGTTGGACGAGGACACTCGCCCGCCGCCAACGTGTTCTGGGCGTGGATCATCCCAGCACCCTCATCTCCGCGGGCAACCTCGCCATCAGCCTCAGGCAGTTGGGTGA
- a CDS encoding tetratricopeptide repeat protein encodes MDHPSTLISAGNLAISLRQLGEYQRARELDEDTLARFKRVLGEDHPDTVIAASNLAAGLRYRPDPELDEDTHTRRQRASDSDDPEPS; translated from the coding sequence GTGGATCATCCCAGCACCCTCATCTCCGCGGGCAACCTCGCCATCAGCCTCAGGCAGTTGGGTGAGTATCAGCGGGCTCGTGAGTTGGACGAGGACACACTCGCCCGCTTTAAACGGGTCTTGGGTGAGGACCACCCTGACACCGTCATCGCCGCCAGCAACCTCGCCGCTGGCCTCAGGTATAGGCCGGACCCGGAGCTGGACGAAGACACCCACACCCGCCGCCAACGTGCCTCAGATAGCGATGATCCCGAGCCCTCCTAG
- a CDS encoding MFS transporter codes for MTEIVTKTTTTRTRAMGVLFTGAAALNTAVTGATTVSTLIASDSHGDGWSGIPNAAVVAGTAFGALYLGVLIGKKGARTSLKLVYGVAAFGGLVAFLGGVFGNLLLLLPGLALLGIGNGAAGLVRYTAAELYPDNRKGFALSLIVWAGTIGAIAGPALLEPAATTAGFFGLPSTSGAIGFAALLCTIALLASATMPKAAFPAQGPQRPPLTFARVAAALKRRVVLVPLVSMTAAHVTMVTVMTMTPLQLHRQGHGLEVVGYVLSAHMIGMFALAPLSGKIADRIGGRATITAGVGVLVLAAVTVIAAPTSHTAGLPLALFLLGYGWNLVFVGSSALLSRSLEDAERTQLQGVIDALVWSASGLGGIIAGGLFGLGGYALVAGVAAVLALTPLTLVARRG; via the coding sequence ATGACGGAAATCGTGACGAAGACCACGACGACACGCACGCGGGCCATGGGGGTGCTGTTCACCGGCGCCGCGGCGTTGAACACCGCCGTCACCGGGGCCACAACGGTCAGTACCCTCATCGCCTCCGACTCCCACGGGGACGGGTGGAGCGGGATTCCCAACGCGGCAGTGGTCGCCGGGACTGCGTTCGGGGCGCTTTACCTCGGGGTGCTCATCGGGAAAAAGGGCGCTCGGACCTCCTTGAAACTCGTTTACGGCGTCGCCGCTTTCGGGGGGCTCGTCGCTTTCCTCGGTGGGGTGTTCGGCAATCTGCTGCTCCTGCTGCCCGGGCTCGCGCTGCTCGGGATCGGGAACGGGGCCGCCGGGCTGGTGCGGTACACCGCCGCCGAGCTCTACCCCGACAACCGGAAGGGGTTTGCTCTTTCGCTCATCGTCTGGGCCGGGACCATCGGGGCCATTGCCGGGCCCGCCCTGCTCGAACCGGCTGCCACCACCGCCGGGTTCTTCGGGTTGCCCAGCACCTCCGGGGCGATCGGGTTCGCCGCGCTGCTGTGCACCATCGCGCTCCTGGCCAGCGCCACCATGCCGAAAGCCGCGTTCCCCGCTCAGGGGCCGCAGCGGCCGCCGTTGACGTTCGCTCGGGTGGCCGCCGCGCTGAAACGGCGGGTCGTGCTGGTTCCGCTCGTCTCGATGACCGCCGCGCACGTGACCATGGTGACCGTCATGACGATGACGCCGTTGCAGCTGCACCGGCAGGGGCACGGGCTCGAGGTCGTCGGTTACGTGCTCAGCGCGCACATGATCGGCATGTTCGCCCTCGCCCCGCTGTCCGGGAAGATCGCCGACCGGATCGGCGGGCGGGCCACGATCACCGCGGGGGTCGGGGTGCTGGTGCTCGCCGCGGTGACCGTGATCGCCGCGCCGACGTCGCACACCGCCGGGTTGCCGCTGGCGTTGTTCCTGCTCGGCTACGGGTGGAACCTGGTGTTCGTCGGGTCGAGCGCCCTGCTGAGCCGGAGCCTCGAGGACGCCGAACGCACTCAGCTGCAGGGCGTCATCGACGCGCTGGTGTGGAGCGCTTCCGGGCTCGGCGGCATCATCGCCGGCGGTCTGTTCGGGCTCGGCGGGTACGCGCTCGTGGCCGGTGTCGCCGCGGTGCTCGCGCTCACTCCGCTCACCCTGGTCGCCCGGCGGGGCTGA
- a CDS encoding DUF305 domain-containing protein — protein MSSEEAEATEQPTWSRWVIIGGTLLAVLLIGATAGMFLTRAIDDAPAATPAAGSVEVGFAQDMSTHHLQAVTMAGWARDHSTDPEIRQLAFDIERTQLEQVGRMKGWLMLWDQPEQPIGAPMKWMTEPMQGHDGMTMGTSSLNPGAGPLMPGMATEAELAKLRSLSGKQLDVYFLQLMLRHHQGGTSMAQYAAAHSNLTALQALIRSILTSQGAEMDQMKLMLSNRGAQPLP, from the coding sequence GTGAGTTCCGAAGAAGCCGAGGCCACGGAGCAGCCCACGTGGTCGCGCTGGGTGATCATCGGCGGAACGCTCCTCGCGGTCCTGCTGATCGGCGCGACCGCGGGGATGTTCCTGACCCGCGCCATCGACGACGCCCCGGCTGCCACCCCGGCAGCCGGGTCCGTCGAGGTCGGCTTCGCGCAGGACATGTCGACGCACCACCTGCAGGCCGTCACGATGGCCGGCTGGGCGCGTGACCACTCGACCGACCCGGAGATCCGCCAGCTGGCGTTCGACATCGAGCGCACGCAGCTGGAGCAGGTCGGCCGCATGAAGGGCTGGCTCATGCTGTGGGACCAGCCCGAGCAGCCCATCGGCGCCCCGATGAAGTGGATGACGGAGCCGATGCAGGGCCACGACGGGATGACGATGGGGACGTCGTCGCTCAACCCCGGCGCCGGCCCGCTGATGCCGGGCATGGCGACCGAGGCCGAGCTGGCGAAGCTGCGTTCGCTGTCGGGCAAGCAGCTGGACGTGTACTTCCTCCAGCTGATGCTCCGCCACCACCAGGGCGGCACGTCGATGGCCCAGTACGCGGCGGCCCATTCGAACCTGACGGCGTTGCAGGCGCTCATCCGGAGCATCCTGACGTCGCAGGGCGCGGAGATGGACCAGATGAAGCTGATGCTGTCGAACCGGGGCGCCCAGCCGCTCCCCTGA